A single region of the Gemmatimonas sp. UBA7669 genome encodes:
- the metB gene encoding cystathionine gamma-synthase, protein MSEVSTFRAPRTRAVRAGIDRDVAHGAVVPPIHLSSNFSFAGFAAPRPFDYTRSGNPTRSLLADAIADLEGGAGAIITSSGMSAIALVLQLVPTGGRVLCAHDCYGGTWRLLHSLSQRGHFTLDLVDLTAPEVGERIREAQPDLVWIETPSNPLLRITDLRVVCGAAQAVGAVAVADNTFLSPARQRPLSLGSDVVVHSTTKYLNGHSDVVGGAVVARDAVLLEQLGFWANCLGVTGAPFDSYLTLRGLRTLHPRLALHEENADAIVARLAQHEAVETVYYPGLASHPGHAIARRQQDGFGAMIGVTLRGGYEAARIVATALECFTLAESLGGVESLVAHPATMTHASMAPEARAAAGITDGLLRLSVGIEDAGDLVRDVTRALDAAAKASPNSNPRSSRPAEAACPRPPAPWPDPAWS, encoded by the coding sequence ATGTCCGAAGTGTCGACGTTTCGTGCCCCGCGCACCCGTGCCGTGCGGGCGGGCATCGATCGTGATGTTGCCCATGGCGCGGTGGTGCCGCCCATTCACCTGTCGTCGAACTTCTCGTTCGCGGGCTTTGCCGCGCCGCGCCCCTTCGACTACACCCGCAGTGGCAACCCCACGCGCTCGCTGCTGGCGGATGCCATCGCCGATCTCGAAGGGGGCGCCGGCGCGATCATCACGTCGAGTGGCATGAGCGCCATTGCGCTGGTGCTGCAGCTCGTGCCCACCGGTGGCCGCGTGCTCTGTGCGCACGACTGTTACGGCGGTACGTGGCGACTGCTGCACTCGCTCTCGCAGCGGGGCCACTTCACACTCGACCTCGTCGATCTCACCGCGCCCGAGGTGGGGGAACGGATACGCGAGGCACAGCCGGATCTGGTGTGGATCGAAACGCCCAGCAACCCGCTGCTGCGCATCACCGATCTGCGGGTCGTCTGTGGTGCGGCGCAGGCCGTGGGCGCCGTCGCGGTGGCTGACAACACCTTCCTTTCGCCAGCCCGCCAGCGTCCGCTCTCGTTGGGGTCCGATGTCGTGGTGCACTCCACCACCAAGTATCTCAATGGCCACAGTGACGTGGTGGGCGGTGCGGTGGTGGCGCGTGATGCCGTGCTGCTCGAGCAGCTCGGATTCTGGGCCAACTGTCTCGGCGTAACCGGCGCACCATTCGACAGCTATCTCACGCTGCGTGGTCTGCGCACTCTGCACCCCCGTCTTGCCCTGCACGAGGAGAATGCCGACGCCATCGTGGCGCGACTGGCACAACACGAGGCGGTGGAGACGGTGTACTACCCGGGCCTCGCGTCGCATCCGGGGCACGCCATTGCGCGCCGCCAGCAGGATGGCTTTGGCGCCATGATCGGGGTGACGCTGCGTGGCGGCTACGAAGCGGCACGCATTGTTGCCACGGCGCTCGAGTGTTTCACGCTGGCCGAATCACTGGGTGGCGTGGAAAGTCTCGTCGCCCATCCCGCTACCATGACACACGCGTCCATGGCACCCGAAGCCCGTGCGGCGGCGGGAATCACCGACGGGCTGCTGCGTCTCAGTGTGGGCATCGAAGACGCGGGCGATCTCGTGCGGGATGTCACGCGGGCGCTCGATGCGGCGGCCAAGGCATCGCCTAACTCAAACCCTCGATCGTCCCGTCCGGCCGAAGCCGCATGCCCTCGGCCGCCGGCACCTTGGCCAGACCCGGCATGGTCATGA
- a CDS encoding protein-disulfide reductase DsbD domain-containing protein: MSLRLLALGLTLPLSLDAALAAGALASPSRTRAAGHPRQGPTVRWDATHTAAVHDTTVARLTLHIDAGWHVYALTQEPSGPYPLRIRSSEDSGWQLRGAPRGPAPERQQTSVFGIPVEWYNSGAVILVPLERHGRTLFRRAPRLAVRYQACSATLCLPPTQVEVLSTEVAR; the protein is encoded by the coding sequence ATGTCTCTTCGTCTGCTCGCGCTCGGTCTCACCCTTCCCCTGTCGCTGGACGCGGCACTCGCGGCGGGCGCCCTCGCCTCACCTTCGCGCACTCGCGCCGCCGGACATCCGCGTCAGGGGCCCACCGTGCGATGGGACGCCACACACACGGCGGCCGTGCACGACACCACCGTCGCTCGGCTCACGCTGCACATCGATGCGGGTTGGCACGTGTACGCGCTCACGCAGGAACCCAGTGGTCCCTACCCGCTGCGCATCCGCAGTAGCGAGGACAGCGGGTGGCAACTGCGTGGCGCACCGCGCGGTCCTGCGCCGGAGCGGCAACAGACCTCGGTGTTTGGCATCCCCGTGGAGTGGTACAACAGTGGCGCCGTGATTCTCGTGCCACTCGAACGGCACGGGCGCACGCTTTTCCGTCGGGCGCCCCGTCTGGCCGTGCGCTATCAGGCCTGCAGCGCCACACTCTGCCTGCCACCCACCCAGGTCGAAGTGCTGTCCACGGAGGTGGCACGATGA
- a CDS encoding TlpA family protein disulfide reductase, translating into MSRRPLTRTMFLLATSLLSVAPLLAARLAHGQSAPASAAPTTQTQRNRWQAVLHYDSLQVPFTFAWSGPATQPVLALYNGVDSIISTRVVRAGDSVVVHFDHLAALLRGVITGGSPGDSRGRAFAGWWVTPRRGDSVRVTAEPQSSAPVQADANATQRTAPDVHGTWLLPVSSAKGENAWRLVVTQQGAEVTATVLRVDGDAGAHVGRWQDSVFRLSHFDGTRPGVLELRPHSDGALHVTQRSPRGPARVYVAWREAERVARGLEAPADVRTFTGVRDSTARFTFDFPDVEGRRVSDRDARFAGKVVVVNVTGTWCPNCHDEAPFLTALYAEYGARGLEVVALDFEDAEELQDLARVRAFVRRYGVTYPYLIAGTPREVAARIPLAVNLNTWPATFFLGRDGRVRAVRTGFAAKSSGPHHDAMVADYRAIVERLLAEGR; encoded by the coding sequence ATGAGCCGTCGTCCACTCACCCGCACGATGTTTCTGCTGGCCACGAGTCTGCTCAGCGTGGCGCCGCTGCTGGCCGCACGCCTCGCGCATGGGCAATCTGCCCCGGCATCTGCGGCGCCCACGACGCAAACGCAGCGCAACCGCTGGCAGGCCGTGCTGCACTACGACTCGCTGCAGGTGCCGTTCACGTTTGCCTGGTCTGGGCCGGCCACACAACCGGTGCTCGCGCTTTACAACGGCGTCGATTCCATCATCTCCACACGCGTCGTCCGCGCTGGCGATTCCGTCGTGGTGCACTTTGACCATCTGGCGGCGCTGCTGCGCGGCGTGATCACGGGCGGTTCGCCAGGTGACTCTCGCGGCCGCGCCTTTGCCGGCTGGTGGGTGACGCCACGTCGAGGTGATTCGGTGCGAGTGACGGCCGAGCCGCAGTCGTCGGCACCCGTGCAGGCCGACGCCAATGCCACACAGCGCACAGCACCAGACGTCCACGGTACCTGGTTGCTGCCCGTGTCCTCAGCCAAGGGCGAGAATGCCTGGCGGCTGGTGGTGACGCAGCAGGGTGCCGAGGTCACGGCCACCGTGCTGCGAGTGGACGGTGACGCCGGCGCGCATGTCGGCCGTTGGCAGGATTCCGTCTTTCGTCTTTCGCACTTCGATGGCACGCGTCCTGGCGTGCTCGAATTGCGCCCGCACTCAGATGGTGCACTGCATGTGACGCAGCGTTCGCCGCGTGGACCGGCCCGTGTGTATGTCGCCTGGCGTGAAGCCGAACGGGTGGCGCGTGGCCTTGAGGCACCAGCCGATGTGCGCACCTTCACTGGCGTGCGGGATTCCACGGCGCGCTTCACGTTCGACTTCCCCGACGTGGAGGGACGACGTGTCAGCGATCGCGACGCGCGCTTTGCGGGCAAGGTGGTGGTGGTGAATGTCACCGGCACCTGGTGCCCCAACTGCCACGACGAGGCACCCTTCCTCACGGCGCTGTACGCCGAGTATGGGGCACGTGGCCTCGAGGTGGTCGCCCTGGATTTCGAGGACGCCGAGGAGCTGCAGGATCTGGCGCGGGTGCGGGCCTTTGTCCGGCGGTATGGCGTGACCTATCCGTATCTCATTGCCGGCACACCACGCGAGGTGGCAGCGCGCATTCCGTTGGCGGTGAATCTGAACACCTGGCCGGCGACGTTCTTCCTCGGACGTGATGGCCGGGTCCGCGCGGTGCGCACCGGGTTTGCGGCCAAGTCCAGTGGCCCACACCACGACGCCATGGTGGCCGACTACCGCGCCATCGTGGAGCGTCTGCTGGCGGAGGGGCGTTAG
- a CDS encoding PaaI family thioesterase — MSMTVAQANARAEGHFPGHLGIHFTRVEHGRVDGRMAVRAEFMAPNGYLHAGSVVTLADTCAGFGCNASLPEGAAGYTTVELKSNFLGTTRDGTLTCTATLVHGGRSTQVWDATVTHAETGKTLALFRCTQFVLYAAP; from the coding sequence ATGAGCATGACGGTTGCGCAGGCCAACGCACGCGCCGAGGGCCACTTCCCCGGGCACCTTGGCATTCATTTCACACGTGTTGAGCATGGTCGTGTGGATGGCCGCATGGCCGTGCGCGCCGAGTTCATGGCGCCCAACGGCTATCTGCATGCCGGGTCGGTGGTGACACTTGCGGACACCTGTGCCGGCTTCGGCTGCAACGCCTCACTGCCCGAGGGCGCGGCAGGCTACACCACCGTCGAGCTCAAGTCCAATTTCCTGGGCACCACGCGCGATGGCACGCTGACCTGCACCGCCACGCTGGTGCACGGCGGGCGCAGCACCCAGGTGTGGGACGCCACGGTGACACACGCAGAAACGGGCAAGACGCTGGCGCTGTTTCGCTGCACGCAGTTCGTGTTGTACGCCGCGCCCTGA
- a CDS encoding YigZ family protein, translated as MPDARAPDARYPVPIGRHRVESVIDRSRFICTIARVRTVDDAQAFIRAMNAEFADATHNCWAYVVGAPGSTDRIGLSDDGEPHGTAGRPMLTVLQHCGVGEIAAVVTRYYGGIKLGTGGLVKAYGGAVQEALATLPTEERVDTVTVSFAVGYMHVGAVQQLLPEVNAEVLQQDFGVEAQFVLRLPRVDLPVLSNHIGNLTRGAVQPREVNAESPT; from the coding sequence GTGCCTGACGCGCGCGCTCCCGATGCGCGCTATCCGGTGCCGATTGGCCGGCATCGGGTGGAGTCCGTCATCGATCGCAGTCGCTTCATCTGCACCATTGCGCGCGTGCGCACGGTGGACGACGCGCAGGCCTTCATTCGCGCCATGAATGCGGAGTTTGCCGACGCCACGCACAATTGCTGGGCCTATGTGGTAGGCGCGCCGGGGAGCACCGATCGCATAGGCTTGAGTGACGACGGCGAGCCGCACGGCACGGCCGGGCGTCCCATGCTGACTGTGCTGCAGCACTGCGGTGTCGGGGAGATTGCCGCCGTGGTCACGCGCTACTACGGTGGCATCAAGCTGGGTACGGGCGGCCTGGTGAAGGCGTATGGTGGCGCCGTGCAGGAGGCCCTGGCCACGCTGCCCACCGAGGAGCGGGTGGACACGGTCACGGTCAGCTTTGCCGTGGGCTACATGCATGTGGGCGCGGTGCAACAACTGCTGCCCGAGGTCAACGCCGAGGTGCTGCAGCAGGACTTTGGTGTGGAGGCGCAGTTTGTGCTGCGGCTGCCGCGTGTGGACCTGCCCGTGCTCAGCAACCACATTGGCAATCTCACGCGCGGCGCGGTGCAGCCGCGTGAAGTGAACGCTGAATCACCGACGTGA